One Gordonia sp. SID5947 genomic region harbors:
- a CDS encoding TetR family transcriptional regulator, with the protein MSSDWLIDGNRPDVARARLIACATDLIARRGVTKFDINGLARHAHCSRATVYRHAGGRAAIIEGVLAATSAPIITAVRTATTGLGGSDRARVAISVALRELREDRVFRQFLRSSHLITLAPTAVASNTVAALAAELIGIDPSETTSTEFAIRSFLTLLLWPAEPTEEDRLIGSMIAGINHR; encoded by the coding sequence GTGAGTTCTGACTGGCTGATCGACGGGAACCGTCCCGACGTCGCCCGCGCACGTCTGATCGCCTGCGCCACGGATCTGATCGCGAGACGCGGCGTGACGAAGTTCGACATCAACGGTCTCGCTCGCCACGCACATTGCTCGCGAGCGACTGTGTACCGACATGCCGGCGGTCGCGCAGCCATCATCGAGGGTGTTCTGGCCGCCACATCGGCTCCCATCATCACCGCCGTCCGCACTGCCACCACCGGCCTGGGCGGTTCAGACCGGGCAAGGGTCGCGATCTCGGTGGCGCTACGGGAACTCCGAGAGGATCGGGTGTTCCGGCAGTTCCTTCGCTCGAGCCACTTGATCACGTTGGCACCCACTGCCGTCGCCTCGAATACCGTTGCCGCCCTTGCGGCCGAACTCATCGGGATAGACCCGTCCGAGACAACCTCGACCGAGTTCGCGATCAGATCGTTTCTGACACTGCTTCTCTGGCCGGCCGAACCAACCGAGGAAGACAGGCTCATCGGATCGATGATCGCCGGTATCAACCACCGCTGA
- a CDS encoding cytochrome P450 yields MHDLDEPYGYFSQLRDDEPVHRLGDSSFFLVTSWELISEVVSRHDEFSSNLTATMVWHPDGTITAFPIAELGSSLHALATADDPTHRTHRALVMPSLVARRVSRLETFIAETLNSLWTAGLHRGRIDWVGAVAQRLPMCVVAELLGFPAYDIDDLVRWSFASTVLLDGLVTTGQIEAATQAVGELSAYLSDAFAASLERPGQNVMGDLARTVHGGDLDQDTAVIILFQLVAAGAESTVSLIGSAAWLLGRHPDIQQQVRADIALLPRFIEEALRLESPFRGHYRHVVADTTLGGVTLPAGSRLYLSWAAANRDDARYDAPNAIDLGSTDRRSHMAFGKGIHLCIGAALARLESRIALEHLLDATATFDLADDEPEWERSLLVRRLRTLTLNVTA; encoded by the coding sequence ATGCATGATCTCGATGAGCCGTACGGCTACTTCTCGCAGCTTCGAGACGATGAACCTGTCCACCGACTCGGTGACTCGTCGTTCTTTCTCGTCACATCATGGGAGCTGATCTCAGAGGTCGTCAGTCGACACGACGAGTTCTCGTCGAACCTCACCGCGACGATGGTGTGGCACCCTGACGGCACCATCACCGCATTTCCGATCGCCGAACTCGGGTCGTCGCTACATGCGCTGGCAACCGCCGATGACCCCACCCACAGGACGCACCGAGCGCTGGTGATGCCCTCTCTGGTCGCTCGAAGGGTCAGCCGCCTTGAGACGTTCATTGCGGAGACGCTGAACTCGCTGTGGACTGCCGGCCTCCATCGCGGACGCATCGATTGGGTTGGCGCCGTCGCGCAGCGTTTACCGATGTGTGTGGTCGCCGAACTGCTGGGGTTCCCGGCCTACGACATCGACGACCTCGTGCGGTGGTCGTTCGCCAGCACCGTTCTCCTCGACGGGTTGGTCACCACCGGGCAGATCGAAGCGGCAACGCAAGCCGTCGGCGAACTCAGCGCCTATCTGTCGGATGCGTTCGCCGCATCCTTGGAGCGTCCCGGTCAGAACGTGATGGGCGACCTCGCCCGCACGGTCCACGGCGGCGACCTCGATCAGGACACGGCCGTGATCATCCTCTTCCAACTCGTCGCCGCGGGCGCCGAATCCACTGTGAGTCTGATCGGGAGCGCTGCCTGGCTTCTCGGAAGACACCCCGACATCCAACAGCAGGTGCGCGCCGACATCGCCCTTCTCCCGAGGTTCATCGAAGAAGCGCTGCGACTCGAGTCGCCCTTCCGTGGCCACTATCGGCACGTCGTCGCCGACACCACCCTGGGTGGGGTGACCCTGCCCGCAGGTTCACGCCTCTACCTGTCGTGGGCAGCGGCGAATCGCGATGATGCACGCTACGACGCCCCGAATGCCATCGATCTCGGCTCGACCGATCGCCGCTCTCATATGGCCTTCGGGAAGGGGATCCACCTCTGCATCGGGGCAGCCTTGGCTCGGCTCGAGAGTCGCATTGCACTCGAACATCTCCTCGACGCCACTGCCACCTTCGACCTCGCCGACGACGAACCCGAATGGGAGCGCAGTCTGTTGGTACGACGCCTTCGAACGCTGACGCTCAACGTGACAGCATGA
- a CDS encoding DNA-3-methyladenine glycosylase 2 family protein gives MATHTVRREVLGPWSLEISREFWEGFAPAALSGQTRDGTLTTVFRVDADWSSARSSVVQRDQVAELSVTGDGDLDAAADQVARFLALDIDARSWPDIGERDPVIGRAQQQLPGLRPCGFHSAYEAAAWSVLSQRVRVVEAARMRTNIIDRYGDDGAFPAPDRLTGLDIDLPGRKTEYLAAVAEAALDGRLDTAALRAMAPDDAMQSVQEIKGIGPFAAGLIVLRGANAPDALPPNERRLESEVATQYGDDRSLPDVAELWRPFRTWAAVYLRALRERRGD, from the coding sequence ATGGCAACGCACACCGTACGGCGGGAAGTCCTCGGACCCTGGTCGCTGGAGATCAGCCGCGAGTTCTGGGAGGGCTTCGCCCCGGCTGCGCTGAGTGGGCAGACCAGGGACGGCACGTTGACCACGGTGTTCCGAGTCGATGCGGACTGGTCGTCGGCGCGGTCGTCAGTGGTGCAGCGCGACCAGGTGGCCGAACTGTCGGTGACCGGCGACGGCGATCTCGACGCCGCGGCCGACCAGGTCGCTCGCTTCCTCGCCCTCGACATCGATGCCCGGAGCTGGCCGGACATCGGTGAACGCGACCCCGTCATCGGTCGAGCTCAGCAGCAGCTTCCCGGGCTCCGACCGTGCGGCTTTCATTCGGCATACGAGGCCGCGGCATGGTCGGTGCTCTCACAGCGGGTACGGGTTGTCGAGGCCGCCCGGATGCGCACCAACATCATCGACCGCTACGGCGACGATGGCGCGTTCCCGGCGCCCGACCGCCTGACGGGTCTCGACATCGACCTGCCGGGTCGCAAGACCGAATATCTCGCAGCCGTCGCCGAAGCGGCCCTCGACGGGCGGCTCGATACCGCCGCACTGCGCGCGATGGCCCCGGACGACGCGATGCAATCGGTTCAAGAGATCAAGGGGATCGGGCCGTTCGCAGCCGGACTCATCGTGCTCCGCGGTGCGAATGCGCCCGACGCGCTCCCACCGAATGAACGTCGACTCGAGTCGGAGGTCGCCACACAGTACGGCGACGATCGGTCCCTGCCCGACGTCGCCGAGTTGTGGCGTCCGTTCCGGACGTGGGCGGCGGTATATCTGCGGGCGTTGCGGGAGCGGCGAGGAGACTAG
- a CDS encoding nuclear transport factor 2 family protein: protein MTPDDDDLTRRLDQLDRIEAIKALKHRYWRACDGKDPKAFRECFIRAGARIDYGPLGAYEDAEPMAEIFAQVALHKVDGEYVIFDMHHGMHPDIALTSDSTATGRWTLKFRQVNLLDRTETIMTGEYDDEYVVEDGEWKMSASTLTERWSIRRPLGDDAVVRPGTFDE, encoded by the coding sequence ATGACGCCCGACGACGACGACCTGACCCGCCGCCTCGACCAGCTCGATCGGATCGAGGCGATCAAAGCGCTCAAACATCGCTACTGGCGCGCGTGCGACGGCAAAGATCCGAAAGCGTTCCGCGAGTGCTTCATTCGAGCGGGAGCACGTATCGACTACGGTCCGCTCGGCGCCTACGAGGATGCGGAACCGATGGCGGAGATCTTCGCGCAGGTCGCACTGCACAAGGTCGACGGTGAGTACGTCATCTTCGACATGCACCACGGCATGCATCCCGACATCGCGCTGACCTCCGATTCCACCGCGACCGGACGGTGGACGCTGAAGTTCCGCCAGGTGAATCTGCTCGACCGCACGGAGACGATCATGACGGGTGAGTACGACGACGAGTACGTCGTCGAAGACGGGGAGTGGAAGATGTCGGCCAGCACGCTGACCGAGCGATGGTCGATCCGCAGGCCTCTCGGTGACGATGCGGTGGTGCGGCCGGGGACGTTCGACGAGTAG
- a CDS encoding 2-dehydropantoate 2-reductase: MHFVIYGAGAVGGVIASHLVRSGSSTTVVARGAHLQAIRDRGLVLDTAEGSESQMVTAAANAAEVEWTDNSVVLLCVKSQQTAAALDDLQAHAPRTTPMVSAQNGVANESALLRRFPEVYSICVMLPATHLEPGVVVQGSAATAGILDVGRFPTGTDGVAENISRHLRAASFESRPRGDIMAWKYRKLLLNLGNGVDATYRRDGDAHGELMRRARREGEAVLAAAGIDVVSEADDRARRGNHIVRRDTGEDSLVSSTWQSVARGAHDVEIDYLSGEIVLLGRLHGVATPVNELVQSETTRLVTEGLEPSSLDPQAALDRLVGS, from the coding sequence ATGCATTTCGTCATCTACGGTGCCGGCGCGGTCGGCGGTGTGATCGCCTCACATCTGGTTCGTTCCGGGAGTTCGACGACGGTGGTGGCGCGCGGCGCCCACCTGCAGGCGATCCGGGACCGAGGCCTCGTCCTCGACACCGCAGAAGGCAGCGAGAGCCAGATGGTCACGGCCGCCGCGAACGCCGCGGAGGTCGAGTGGACCGACAATTCTGTCGTGTTGCTCTGTGTGAAGTCGCAACAGACGGCGGCCGCTCTCGACGATCTCCAAGCCCACGCACCGCGGACCACACCGATGGTGTCCGCGCAAAACGGCGTCGCGAACGAGTCGGCGCTCCTGCGACGCTTCCCCGAGGTCTATTCGATCTGCGTCATGTTGCCGGCCACGCACCTCGAGCCGGGCGTGGTGGTTCAGGGTTCGGCCGCCACCGCGGGCATCCTCGACGTGGGTCGGTTCCCGACTGGGACAGACGGCGTCGCGGAGAACATCTCCCGACATCTCCGGGCTGCCTCGTTCGAGTCGCGGCCACGCGGCGACATCATGGCGTGGAAGTACCGCAAGCTGCTCCTGAACCTCGGGAACGGGGTCGACGCCACGTACCGTCGCGATGGTGATGCGCACGGCGAGTTGATGCGGCGCGCCCGCCGCGAAGGTGAAGCAGTGCTCGCGGCCGCCGGCATCGACGTGGTCAGCGAGGCCGACGACCGGGCACGCCGCGGCAACCACATCGTGCGGCGCGACACCGGCGAGGACAGCCTCGTCAGCTCCACCTGGCAGAGTGTGGCGCGCGGCGCCCACGACGTCGAGATCGATTATCTCTCAGGCGAAATCGTTCTCCTCGGCCGATTGCACGGCGTCGCCACTCCGGTCAACGAACTAGTGCAGTCCGAGACCACACGCCTCGTCACCGAAGGACTCGAGCCCAGCAGCCTCGATCCGCAGGCGGCGTTGGACCGGCTCGTCGGGTCCTGA
- a CDS encoding AMP-binding protein yields the protein MSDEQRSAPPAPADFTFDTLSPVSFLSRAASVFADRTAIIDGDRTFSYAEFHRRAGRLTAVLDALGVQPGDRVAALCSNSHEMLELHNAVPGIGAVLVPLNIRLSEAELIYIVEHSGACLLVATVEFAESARAVGAAAGIRVLVSGDADDEYETLLDGAGEAVWRDVDERGLLAINYTSGTTGRPKGVMYHHRGAYLQSLAMAYHTGIGPASNYLWTLPMFHCDGWCFPWAVSAAGATHVCLRGIDTAQIWRHLHHDGITHFSAAPTVLTMIAENPSAARLERIVEATTGGAPPSPALLTRMADLGIEVTHLYGLTETFGPIAVNQWQPEWDLETPDGRANLKARQGIGNISAGVVRVVTPDGDDVPADGSTEGELVARGNNVMLGYYRDPEATAAATVKAWLRTGDIAVMHPDGYAEIRDRSKDVIISGGENIASVEVERVLDSHPDVVESAVVGRADERWGEVPIAYVTVRTGADLDPDELIEFVRDRLARFKVPKEVVFAELPKTSTGKIQKTVLRSRHEVQNGRRNGG from the coding sequence ATGTCAGACGAGCAGCGCTCAGCACCGCCGGCCCCCGCGGACTTCACGTTCGACACGCTGAGTCCGGTCTCGTTTCTCAGCCGTGCTGCCTCGGTGTTCGCCGACCGCACGGCGATCATCGACGGCGACCGGACGTTCAGCTATGCCGAGTTCCATCGGCGAGCGGGGCGGCTGACGGCGGTATTGGATGCGCTGGGTGTGCAGCCGGGCGATCGAGTGGCCGCGCTCTGCAGCAACAGTCACGAGATGCTGGAGTTGCACAACGCGGTACCCGGGATCGGCGCGGTGTTGGTGCCGTTGAACATCCGGCTGTCGGAGGCGGAGCTGATCTACATCGTCGAGCACAGCGGAGCCTGCCTGCTCGTTGCGACCGTCGAGTTCGCCGAGAGTGCGCGGGCGGTCGGTGCCGCGGCCGGTATCCGTGTGCTCGTGTCCGGAGATGCCGACGACGAGTACGAAACGCTTCTCGACGGTGCCGGGGAAGCTGTGTGGCGTGACGTCGATGAGCGTGGCCTCCTCGCGATCAACTACACATCTGGCACCACCGGGCGTCCCAAGGGCGTGATGTACCACCACCGGGGCGCGTATCTGCAGTCGTTGGCGATGGCATATCACACCGGTATCGGGCCGGCGTCCAATTATCTGTGGACGTTGCCGATGTTCCATTGTGACGGTTGGTGTTTCCCGTGGGCGGTCTCCGCTGCGGGCGCCACACATGTGTGTCTGCGGGGTATCGACACCGCCCAGATCTGGCGGCACCTCCACCACGACGGCATCACCCACTTCAGTGCCGCGCCCACGGTGTTGACGATGATCGCCGAAAACCCGTCCGCCGCCCGGCTCGAACGGATCGTGGAGGCGACCACCGGTGGCGCACCGCCCTCGCCGGCGCTGTTGACCCGGATGGCAGACCTCGGCATCGAGGTGACACACCTCTACGGACTCACCGAGACCTTCGGTCCGATCGCGGTCAACCAGTGGCAGCCCGAATGGGACCTCGAGACTCCGGACGGACGCGCAAACCTCAAGGCGCGCCAAGGTATCGGCAACATCTCGGCCGGTGTGGTTCGGGTGGTGACACCAGACGGCGACGACGTTCCTGCGGACGGGAGCACCGAGGGCGAACTCGTGGCGCGCGGCAACAACGTGATGTTGGGTTACTACCGGGACCCCGAGGCCACCGCCGCGGCGACGGTGAAGGCCTGGCTGCGTACCGGCGACATCGCGGTCATGCACCCGGACGGATACGCCGAAATACGTGACCGCAGCAAGGATGTGATCATCTCCGGTGGGGAGAACATCGCCTCCGTCGAGGTGGAGCGCGTTCTCGACAGCCACCCTGACGTGGTCGAGTCGGCCGTGGTGGGCCGCGCCGACGAGCGGTGGGGCGAGGTGCCGATCGCCTATGTGACCGTTCGAACCGGTGCCGACCTGGACCCCGACGAACTCATCGAGTTCGTCCGGGACCGGTTGGCGCGGTTCAAGGTTCCGAAAGAGGTCGTGTTCGCGGAGCTCCCCAAGACGTCGACCGGCAAGATCCAGAAGACCGTGCTGCGGTCGCGGCACGAGGTGCAAAACGGTCGGCGCAACGGTGGCTGA
- a CDS encoding TetR/AcrR family transcriptional regulator, translating to MPRQVPIDAGADRRVRRSRAALFAAAVRLVSERGTTAISLTELAEDADLSRQAVYSHFRDRDSVIVAAGIDLIERELFPALTECDDEAWGEMTLLAARHLAHYRAYYRAVGTGPCAYPAKQAVLGAVSSLHNQVGGQAVRGFAGDDAVTFVVGGCFDLFTRWLDEGDDPLDPEAMADRLLGLAGQLFSGGLAESARRPR from the coding sequence ATGCCGAGGCAGGTCCCGATCGATGCAGGAGCCGATCGCCGTGTTCGTCGATCGCGCGCCGCGTTGTTCGCCGCCGCGGTGAGGTTGGTGTCCGAACGTGGAACGACGGCGATCTCCCTCACCGAGCTGGCCGAAGATGCCGACCTCAGCCGGCAGGCCGTGTATTCGCATTTCCGCGATCGGGATTCGGTGATCGTGGCGGCGGGAATCGACCTGATCGAGCGTGAACTGTTTCCCGCGCTGACCGAGTGCGACGACGAAGCGTGGGGCGAGATGACGCTCCTGGCCGCACGCCACCTGGCGCATTACCGCGCCTACTACCGTGCGGTGGGGACCGGCCCGTGCGCGTATCCGGCGAAACAAGCGGTTCTCGGCGCGGTCTCATCGCTGCACAACCAGGTTGGTGGGCAGGCGGTCCGCGGGTTCGCGGGAGACGACGCGGTCACGTTCGTCGTCGGCGGATGCTTCGATCTCTTCACTCGGTGGCTGGATGAGGGAGACGATCCCCTCGACCCAGAAGCGATGGCCGACCGTCTTCTCGGGTTGGCCGGGCAGTTGTTCAGCGGAGGCCTCGCCGAATCAGCGAGGCGCCCACGATGA
- a CDS encoding PHB depolymerase family esterase — MAGVLIAAVVAAVTTCSAASATPAGRSGDATAPVPSIGCRTSPPPSGSSLHAFTASGRSGDYLREVPRVASGVPVPVVFDVHGYLQPGALQSAWSGMAAYGARHGFAVITPETHALPPQWDYGNGGVDIRFLSALLTHVERTLCVDKRRVYMTGLSMGGFTVSSVACQLADRVAAVAPVSGLQNFSWCRPARHVPVVAFHGTGDEILSYSGGVGPRGRLLPATDGTPRTIGQQAGDGARVRLVPNTQSIPAQTAAWARRNGCAPRPATRKVTPDVSRTSYACAPGSSVELYTILGGGHNWPGGDPTLAATPITGRITSSISATAIIWDFFRKHPLTTLR, encoded by the coding sequence GTGGCAGGCGTACTCATCGCGGCCGTGGTGGCGGCGGTGACCACCTGTTCCGCCGCCTCCGCGACACCGGCCGGCAGGTCCGGCGACGCCACGGCGCCGGTGCCATCGATCGGGTGCCGTACGTCGCCGCCTCCGTCCGGGTCATCTCTGCACGCCTTCACCGCCAGTGGGCGGTCCGGTGATTACCTGCGGGAGGTTCCGCGGGTCGCGTCCGGCGTCCCGGTGCCGGTGGTGTTCGACGTTCACGGTTACCTTCAGCCCGGTGCCTTGCAAAGTGCATGGAGTGGGATGGCGGCCTACGGTGCCCGCCACGGCTTTGCCGTGATCACTCCCGAAACGCATGCGCTGCCGCCACAATGGGACTACGGCAATGGTGGTGTCGACATCCGGTTCCTTTCTGCGCTGCTGACCCATGTCGAGCGAACTCTGTGCGTGGACAAGCGTCGCGTGTACATGACCGGGCTGTCGATGGGTGGCTTCACCGTCTCGTCGGTCGCCTGCCAACTCGCCGACCGCGTTGCGGCGGTGGCACCGGTCTCGGGACTCCAGAACTTCTCGTGGTGCCGTCCGGCCAGGCACGTTCCGGTGGTGGCATTCCACGGAACGGGTGACGAGATCCTCTCCTATTCAGGCGGTGTCGGGCCCCGCGGTCGGCTTCTGCCGGCTACCGACGGAACGCCGAGGACCATCGGTCAGCAGGCTGGGGACGGTGCCCGTGTGCGACTGGTGCCGAATACGCAGAGCATCCCCGCGCAGACGGCCGCGTGGGCGCGACGAAATGGCTGCGCTCCCCGCCCGGCCACCCGGAAGGTCACTCCTGACGTTTCCCGGACGTCGTATGCATGCGCGCCGGGCAGTTCGGTGGAGCTCTACACAATTCTCGGCGGCGGCCACAACTGGCCGGGAGGTGATCCCACGCTTGCCGCGACACCGATCACCGGCCGGATCACCTCCTCGATCAGCGCCACCGCGATCATCTGGGACTTCTTCCGCAAGCACCCGCTGACCACCCTGAGGTGA
- a CDS encoding DUF222 domain-containing protein, whose protein sequence is MFSSSASWRDLPARFVGGIDPTYPVEEPLNDLLMGLVEVDHGRSYLAYCEYASVAVMFDRLVAAREDSDGFVVDGFADCASRISKLRNISRHGAEVLLNESIALRDRLPEVFDCLGDGLIAPWQAKLIVSRTDLLDDRSVTPLIDASIADLLRRRRGTWSKRRLRDMVDRIIFRHDPNSVRERRKEALDARGVWTESRGDGVAEITAVMAAENVRIAAAAVAALADAACAHDGRTKPQRMSDAMFALLSGTAFECQCGRDDCQAQIPESGTLPPVDATIVLHVVCDESTLAGTAANPGFMDGHGVISDEHVRDIATRGDTAISFLVAPGTAPDAEDSFTLPAHQPSDPYRPSTALATHTRLRDGYCVEPGCDTSAFAADLDHVSEYDHTDPTAGGKTTSINLNAKCRSGHLLKTFGDWLDDQYRDDDSRLVTEFITPEGLVIAGEAETNEDLFPGLRRIRFHTPPATAPPPPSPPGDRPVRAGTRTADKHARRRAERSRNRRRNNAGPAPDY, encoded by the coding sequence GTGTTCTCATCGTCGGCGTCGTGGCGGGATCTGCCTGCACGGTTTGTCGGCGGTATCGATCCCACCTACCCCGTCGAGGAACCGCTCAACGACCTGTTGATGGGGTTGGTCGAGGTCGATCACGGTCGTTCCTACCTGGCCTATTGCGAGTATGCGTCGGTTGCGGTGATGTTCGATCGGTTGGTCGCCGCGCGCGAGGATTCCGATGGTTTCGTCGTCGACGGCTTCGCTGACTGCGCGTCGCGGATCAGTAAGCTCCGCAACATCTCCCGCCACGGCGCCGAGGTGTTGTTGAACGAATCGATAGCGTTGCGCGACCGGCTGCCGGAGGTGTTCGACTGCTTGGGTGACGGACTGATCGCTCCGTGGCAGGCGAAACTGATCGTCTCACGTACCGATCTTCTCGACGACCGCTCCGTCACACCACTCATCGACGCCTCGATCGCCGATCTGCTGCGCCGCCGCCGCGGCACGTGGTCGAAGCGGCGCCTGCGTGACATGGTGGATCGGATCATCTTCCGCCACGACCCGAACAGTGTGCGCGAACGCCGCAAGGAAGCTCTCGACGCGCGCGGTGTGTGGACCGAATCTCGCGGCGACGGGGTCGCCGAGATCACCGCAGTGATGGCCGCCGAGAATGTTCGCATCGCTGCCGCCGCGGTCGCGGCCCTGGCCGATGCGGCGTGTGCACACGACGGCCGGACCAAGCCCCAGCGCATGTCCGATGCCATGTTCGCGTTGCTCTCGGGCACGGCGTTCGAGTGCCAATGCGGCCGTGATGATTGCCAGGCTCAGATTCCGGAATCCGGCACCCTGCCGCCCGTGGACGCCACGATCGTGCTGCACGTGGTGTGTGACGAGTCAACCCTCGCCGGCACCGCCGCCAACCCCGGCTTCATGGACGGTCATGGTGTCATCTCCGACGAGCACGTCCGCGACATCGCCACCCGCGGCGACACCGCCATCTCATTTCTGGTAGCACCCGGTACCGCCCCGGATGCCGAGGACAGTTTTACCCTGCCCGCCCACCAGCCGTCTGACCCGTACCGTCCGTCGACGGCGCTGGCCACCCATACGCGTCTGCGCGACGGTTACTGTGTCGAACCGGGCTGTGACACCTCGGCATTCGCCGCAGACCTCGACCATGTCAGCGAATACGACCACACCGACCCCACGGCCGGCGGAAAGACGACATCGATCAACCTGAATGCGAAGTGCCGGTCCGGACACCTGCTCAAAACCTTCGGCGACTGGCTCGACGACCAGTACCGTGACGACGACAGCCGCCTGGTCACCGAATTCATCACACCCGAGGGTTTGGTGATCGCCGGCGAGGCCGAAACCAACGAAGACCTCTTCCCCGGCCTGCGCCGCATCAGGTTCCACACCCCGCCGGCCACAGCCCCACCCCCACCATCACCACCCGGCGACCGCCCGGTCCGCGCAGGCACCCGGACGGCGGACAAACACGCGCGTAGACGGGCCGAACGTTCCCGAAATCGCAGACGCAACAACGCCGGACCCGCCCCGGACTACTGA
- a CDS encoding MmpS family transport accessory protein, producing the protein MKGRIVSDPNNPGERPNEGQPGQPYQQPHQQGYPGQQYPQGQPYSQGQPYSQGQPYPGQYPPPGYPPPPKKRKKWPWVLLALVVVFLVVVGGCVAIVGGAIDSVDKESERTVTVTYEITGDGPTASATYSTGNMDQAQDTDVPVPWTKEVQITGLGKVVTLLASNGMEGSGTIKCRILQGDSVISENTSSGAGASASCTGTAD; encoded by the coding sequence ATGAAGGGAAGAATCGTGTCGGACCCGAATAACCCCGGCGAAAGGCCGAATGAAGGGCAACCGGGACAGCCGTATCAGCAGCCTCATCAGCAGGGATACCCTGGCCAGCAATACCCTCAGGGCCAACCATATTCACAGGGCCAGCCATATTCACAGGGCCAGCCATATCCGGGCCAGTATCCGCCGCCCGGATATCCACCACCGCCAAAGAAGCGCAAGAAATGGCCGTGGGTTCTGCTCGCGCTGGTCGTGGTGTTTCTCGTCGTGGTCGGAGGTTGCGTGGCAATTGTCGGTGGCGCGATCGATTCAGTCGACAAAGAATCCGAGCGCACTGTCACGGTCACCTACGAGATCACAGGCGACGGACCCACTGCGTCGGCGACCTACAGCACGGGAAACATGGACCAGGCCCAGGACACCGACGTACCGGTTCCTTGGACGAAGGAAGTGCAGATCACGGGCCTCGGTAAAGTCGTCACTCTGCTCGCGAGTAACGGCATGGAGGGCTCCGGCACCATCAAGTGCCGCATCCTGCAGGGCGATTCGGTGATATCGGAGAACACGTCATCCGGTGCAGGCGCATCGGCGAGCTGTACCGGTACTGCCGACTGA